One genomic segment of Hordeum vulgare subsp. vulgare chromosome 2H, MorexV3_pseudomolecules_assembly, whole genome shotgun sequence includes these proteins:
- the LOC123425804 gene encoding uncharacterized protein LOC123425804, producing the protein MGHVVWPKILRLTCRKISRSQTTPAPVAPTTHGKTSQATGRRRRRRRRSIRSSQSKMSFRAREIYKKVVRRVGGEGKLPAEVMDTVKSILPNSKVVMGRAKRGIFAGRHIQFGNKVSEDGGNKSRRNWKPNVQEKRLFSYIHDRHIRVKVTTHALRCIDKAGGIDEYLLKTPYNKMDTEMGIAWKAKIEKMYSDLAGMEVGFFHPEEEAKIEQGLEEVRSAKREFRSESRRALGLTKQSQLEATKADDDETPEVVDTNEEVSDVAEKS; encoded by the exons ATGGGCCATGTGGTCTGGCCCAAAATACTGCGTCTCACATGCCGGAAGATCTCACGGAGCCAAACCACACCCGCACCAGTCGCCCCCACCACGCACGGGAAAACCTCGCAGGcaaccggccgccgccgccgccgtcgccgtcgaagCATCAGAAGCAGCCAGAGTAAGATGTCGTTCCGGGCGCGGGAGATTTACAAGAAGGTGGTGCGCCGCGTGGGCGGGGAGGGGAAGCTGCCGGCGGAGGTGATGGACACGGTGAAGAGCATACTCCCGAATAGCAAGGTCGTCATGGGCCGGGCCAAGCGCGGCATCTTCGCCGGCCGCCACATCCAGTTCGGCAACAAGGTCTCCGAGGACGGCGGCAACAA GTCAAGGCGAAACTGGAAGCCAAACGTTCAGGAGAAACGTCTTTTCAGCTATATTCATGACCGACACATTAGAGTCAAAGTAACCACTCATGCACTCCGGTGCATCGACAAAGCTGGTGGGATCGATGAATACCTCCTGAAGACACCTTACAACAAAATGGATACTGAGATGGGAATAGCCTGGAAGGCAAAGATTGAGAAGATGTATTCAGATCTAGCTGGGATGGAAGTTGGCTTCTTCCATCCCGAGGAAGAGGCTAAGATAGAGCAGGGTCTCGAGGAGGTTCGATCGGCCAAAAGAGAGTTCCGCAGCGAATCAAGAAGGGCTTTGGGTTTGACAAAGCAGAGTCAGCTAGAAGCAACTAAAGCTGATGATGACGAAACACCTGAAGTCGTGGATACAAATGAAGAGGTGTCTGATGTCGCAGAGAAATCTTAG
- the LOC123425803 gene encoding oxygen-evolving enhancer protein 3, chloroplastic-like → MEVRRCSIPQARATRRARIGLELIQSDKVSRRNGQQHLTRPPHIFLAVHREIASFSRDKRVQGKREAKLEMAQTMASMTGLSQGVRLPGPAGRRASRFTVRASSAEAEAAGRRAVLGLMASGVVGSAFAQVVHAGTVAAIKVGPPPPLSGGLPGTDNSDEARDFDLPLKNRFYLQPLPPAQAAVRAKESAQDILNLKPLIDKKQWPYVMNDLRLRASYLRYDLKTVISSKTTKEEKKDLKDLTGKLFATLDGLDHAAKIKSPTEAEKYYGETKTVLGDVLAKLG, encoded by the exons ATGGAGGTCAGGCGATGCAGCATACCACAAGCCCGTGCCACACGGCGCGCCCGCATTGGCCTTGAACTTATCCAGTCAGATAAGGTTTCCCGCCGCAACGGACAGCAACACCTTACACGTCCTCCTCATATATTTTTGGCAGTCCATCGAGAGATCGCTAGCTTCTCAAGAGATAAGAGAGTGCAAGGGAAGAGAGAAGCAAAGCTTGAGATGGCGCAAACTATGGCGTCCATGACCGGCCTGTCACAGGGCGTGCGTCTCCCAGGCCCGGCCGGCAGGCGCGCCAGCAGGTTCACCGTGAGGGCGTCGTCGGCGGAGGCCGaagccgccggccgccgcgcggTCCTTGGCCTCATGGCCAGCGGAGTCGTCGGCAGCGCGTTCGCTCAGGTGGTGCACGCCGGCACCGTCGCGGCCATCAAGGTTGGCCCGCCGCCTCCGCTCTCCGGTGGACTCC cCGGCACGGACAACTCGGACGAGGCAAGGGACTTCGACCTGCCCCTGAAGAACCGGTTCTACCTGCAGCCGCTGCCACCGGCGCAGGCGGCGGTCCGGGCCAAGGAGTCGGCCCAGGACATCCTCAACCTCAAGCCGCTCATCGACAAGAAGCAATGGCCGTACGTCATGAACGACCTCCGCCTCAGGGCCTCCTACCTGCGCTACGACCTCAAGACCGTCATCTCCTCCAAGACcaccaaggaggagaagaaggacctcAAGGACCTCACCGGCAAGCTCTTCGCCACCCTCGACGGG CTTGACCACGCAGCCAAGATCAAGAGCCCCACCGAGGCCGAGAAGTACTACGGCGAGACCAAGACTGTTCTCGGCGATGTCCTCGCCAAGCTAGGCTAG